The following proteins are encoded in a genomic region of Arachis ipaensis cultivar K30076 chromosome B02, Araip1.1, whole genome shotgun sequence:
- the LOC107624924 gene encoding serine/threonine-protein kinase Nek4-like, translating to MEKYEILQQIGKGSFGSALLVRHRHENRKYVLKKIKLARQTDRTRRSAHQEMELVSKVRNPFIVEYKDSWVEKGCFVCIIIGYCEGGDMAEAIRKSNGIHFSEEKLCKWLVQLLMALDYLHTNHILHRDVKCSNIFLTKDQDIRLGDFGLAKMLTCDDLASSVVGTPSYMCPELLADIPYGSKSDIWSLGCCVYEMAAHKPAFKALDMQTLINKINKSLVAPLPTMYSSPFRGLVKSMLRKNPELRPSAAELLNHPHLQPYIHKIHLKLNTPRRSTFPFQWHDSSYLRRNRFFEPESVSTISDRHKRLSFSNDRALNPSISGTEVGSLCSAQRAQGSFTYSKERLYDLSVGCVREELNANKSKAAKFSAFDRTPRSQAGKISTPRRPIIPSISHTSSKRDSLPASPAAKFAPPTRRASLPLLTPSTGVMATATPYRASIGLLRSLDSPDISVNAPRIDKMAEFPLASCEGNHFFPVRGTSSTSAHCSSSSPGSAECSFTKDKCTVQVVDKASVPTITTGVNSTPAPVSHGSECSEPGATIVSSHSSADSRQRRFDTSSYQQRAEALEGLLEFSARLLQQQRFEELGVLLKPFGPEKVSPRETAIWLTKSFKETAA from the exons ATGGAGAAGTATGAGATTCTTCAACAGATTGGCAAAGGTTCCTTTGGTTCTGCTCTTCTTGTTAGGCACAGACATGAAAACAGAAA GTATGTACTCAAGAAGATCAAACTTGCTCGCCAAACTGACAGAACTCGTAGATCTGCTCATCAAGAG ATGGAACTCGTCTCTAAAGTTCGAAATCCATTTATCGTGGAATATAAAGATTCCTGGGTAGAAAAG GGTTGTTTTGTATGTATCATCATCGGCTATTGTGAAGGCGGAGATAT GGCTGAAGCTATAAGAAAGTCTAATGGTATTCATTTTTCCGAAGAG AAGCTTTGTAAGTGGCTTGTTCAACTGCTGATGGCACTTGATTACTTGCATACGAATCATATTCTGCACCGTGATGTCAAG TGTTCAAATATATTCTTGACAAAAGATCAAGATATACGTCTAG GTGACTTTGGTCTTGCTAAAATGTTGACATGTGATGATCTTGCTTCCTCG GTTGTCGGGACTCCAAGTTATATGTGTCCGGAGCTTCTTGCTGATATACCTTATGGCTCTAAGTCAGATATCTGGTCTTTAG GATGCTGTGTTTATGAAATGGCTGCACATAAGCCAGCTTTCAAAGCTCTT GATATGCAAACATTGATTAATAAAATAAACAAGTCTTTAGTGGCTCCACTACCAACCATGTATTCCAGTCCATT TCGAGGGCTTGTCAAGAGTATGCTGCGGAAAAATCCAGAGCTTAGGCCAAGT GCTGCAGAGTTACTAAATCATCCACATCTTCAGCCTTATATTCACAAAATTCACCTGAAACTCAATACCCCAAGAAGAAGTACTTTTCCCTTCCAGTGGCATGATTCGAGTTACTTAAGGAGAAACCGCTTTTTCGAGCCAGAATCTGTTTCTACTATTTCAGACAGACACAAAAGATTATCCTTTAGCAATGACAGAGCTTTGAATCCTAGTATTTCTGGAACTGAAGTAGGTTCTCTCTGTTCTGCTCAAAGAGCACAAGGATCCTTCACTTATTCAAAAGAGAGATTGTATGATCTTTCTGTTGGTTGTGTCCGGGAAGAGTTGAATGCTAACAAGTCGAAAGCAGCAAAGTTCTCAGCTTTCGACAGGACACCAAGATCGCAAGCAGGGAAGATTTCCACCCCGAGACGGCCGATAATACCGTCGATATCACATACTAGCTCCAAGCGTGATTCA CTTCCAGCATCTCCGGCCGCAAAGTTCGCCCCACCAACTCGTCGAGCATCTCTTCCACTTCTTACACCTTCAACTGGAGTCATGGCAACAGCTACCCCTTACAGAGCCAGCATTGGCCTTCTAAGAAGCCTGGACTCACCAGATATTTCTGTCAATGCACCACGAATCGACAAGATGGCAGAGTTCCCTCTAGCATCCTGCGAGGGCAATCATTTCTTCCCCGTTCGTGGCACCTCATCAACGTCGGCTCATTGCTCGTCTAGCTCCCCCGGTAGCGCCGAATGCTCATTCACAAAAGACAAGTGTACAGTCCAAGTTGTGGACAAGGCCAGTGTCCCTACTATTACCACTGGTGTTAATAGCACTCCAGCTCCGGTCTCTCACGGCAGTGAATGCTCTGAGCCCGGGGCAACTATTGTTTCAAGCCATTCCTCGGCTGACTCTCGTCAGCGCAGGTTCGACACCTCGTCGTACCAGCAGCGCGCGGAGGCGTTGGAAGGGTTGCTGGAGTTCAGTGCAAGGCTCCTACAGCAACAGAGGTTTGAAGAGCTTGGTGTGTTGTTGAAACCATTTGGACCTGAGAAGGTTTCACCAAGGGAAACAGCTATTTGGTTGACTAAGAGCTTCAAAGAAACTGCGGCATAA
- the LOC107624922 gene encoding uncharacterized protein LOC107624922 isoform X1, protein MEEEEEAAAEILQLHELHHSDLILLSSSNPTSTNASSSSSFDEDLLRKTSSVMEALGPMGPGLLAVTGVPNASELRSELLRLAPKLALLHRDTRKRVLKEHNLGSDVPLRNPDRSVSSFAMNLKYAKAPEALTTTDQLHSEAYPHDVEEASAECNDMEFKNLRSTFKELGLCMMEVGLCLARICDKAIGSNELEQSLLESCAAKGRLIHYHSRLDSFLLKGVEKTGAAGKRKAKNNKRDQGSCVMNVQKSLQGSSESNSIARDDHNSCGIHSNLWQQWHYDYGIFTVLTAPFFLWSSYSDPAKTEHVFANSCFDECPSPTGHSCLQIYDPNKKRIFMVKAPPDSFIIQVGESADIISKGKLRATLHAVHRPVKFNNLSRETFVVFLQPAWTKTLSTADYSHAKLMKEYNDDDDDDDEQVGEDRYKQLSYEFKKIVPPLSSRLKDGMTFAEFSRETTKQYYGGSGLQSNK, encoded by the exons atggaagaagaagaagaagcagcagcagaaaTCTTACAACTTCACGAGCTTCACCATTCCGACCTCATTCTCTTATCTTCTTCAAATCCAACTTCAACtaatgcttcttcttcttcttcattcgaTGAGGACCTTCTTCGCAAAACGAGCTCAGTAATGGAAGCCCTAGGGCCCATGGGCCCAGGCCTGTTGGCCGTTACGGGCGTCCCCAACGCCTCCGAGCTCCGCTCCGAACTTCTCCGTCTTGCTCCCAAGCTCGCCCTTCTCCACCGCGACACACGTAAACGTGTTCTCAAG GAACACAACTTGGGCAGTGATGTTCCTTTGAGAAATCCAGATAGGAGTGTGTCCTCCTTTGCTATGAATCTCAAATATGCCAAAGCTCCGGAAGCATTGACCACAACTGATCAATTACATTCCGAAGCGTATCCTCATGATGTCGAGGAAGCATCCGCAGAATGTAATGATATGGAGTTTAAGAATCTAAGGAGTACTTTCAAAGAGTTAGGGCTTTGCATGATGGAGGTGGGACTTTGCCTTGCTCGAATATGTGACAAGGCTATCGGGAGCAACGAGTTGGAGCAGAGCCTCTTGGAATCCTGTGCAGCGAAGGGGCGGCTTATACATTACCATTCGCGTTTGGACAGCTTCCTCCTGAAAGGAGTTGAGAAGACCGGCGCGGCAGGTAAAAGAAAAGCTAAAAATAACAAGAGGGACCAGGGTAGCTGCGTTATGAATGTGCAGAAATCATTACAAGGATCATCAGAGTCGAATTCAATTGCTCGTGATGATCATAATTCATGTGGAATTCATTCAAATTTGTGGCAGCAGTGGCATTATGATTATGGTATATTCACTGTTCTAACAGCTCCtttctttctttggtcatcatatTCGGATCCAGCCAAAACAGAACATGTATTTGCTAATTCATGTTTTGATGAATGTCCATCGCCAACCGGGCATAGCTGCTTGCAAATTTATGATCCAAATAAGAAGAGGATCTTCATGGTGAAGGCCCCTCCTGACAGTTTCATTATTCAGGTCGGGGAATCTGCTGATATAATCTCTAAGGGGAAGCTTCGCGCAACCTTGCATGCCGTTCATAGGCCTGTGAAGTTTAACAATTTGAGCAGGGAAACTTTTGTTGTGTTTCTGCAGCCTGCATGGACCAAAACATTATCTACTGCAGATTATTCTCATGCAAAGTTGATGAAGGaatataatgatgatgatgatgatgatgatgaacagGTTGGGGAGGATAGATATAAACAACTGAGCTACGAATTTAAGAAAATCGTCCCCCCACTTTCATCGAGGTTGAAGGATGGGATGACTTTTGCTGAGTTCTCGCGCGAGACAACAAAGCAGTATTATGGTGGTAGTGGCTTGCAATCAAACAAATGA
- the LOC107624922 gene encoding uncharacterized protein LOC107624922 isoform X2: MCNRMVRFIKTHGRPSSITGLFNNRYYGVNGHSNFELESLQEHNLGSDVPLRNPDRSVSSFAMNLKYAKAPEALTTTDQLHSEAYPHDVEEASAECNDMEFKNLRSTFKELGLCMMEVGLCLARICDKAIGSNELEQSLLESCAAKGRLIHYHSRLDSFLLKGVEKTGAAGKRKAKNNKRDQGSCVMNVQKSLQGSSESNSIARDDHNSCGIHSNLWQQWHYDYGIFTVLTAPFFLWSSYSDPAKTEHVFANSCFDECPSPTGHSCLQIYDPNKKRIFMVKAPPDSFIIQVGESADIISKGKLRATLHAVHRPVKFNNLSRETFVVFLQPAWTKTLSTADYSHAKLMKEYNDDDDDDDEQVGEDRYKQLSYEFKKIVPPLSSRLKDGMTFAEFSRETTKQYYGGSGLQSNK, from the exons ATGTGTAACAGGATGGTAAGGTTTATTAAGACTCATGGCAGGCCTTCAAGTATCACAGGTTTGTTCAACAATCGCTATTATGGAGTAAATGGGCATTCGAATTTTGAGCTGGAATCTCTACAG GAACACAACTTGGGCAGTGATGTTCCTTTGAGAAATCCAGATAGGAGTGTGTCCTCCTTTGCTATGAATCTCAAATATGCCAAAGCTCCGGAAGCATTGACCACAACTGATCAATTACATTCCGAAGCGTATCCTCATGATGTCGAGGAAGCATCCGCAGAATGTAATGATATGGAGTTTAAGAATCTAAGGAGTACTTTCAAAGAGTTAGGGCTTTGCATGATGGAGGTGGGACTTTGCCTTGCTCGAATATGTGACAAGGCTATCGGGAGCAACGAGTTGGAGCAGAGCCTCTTGGAATCCTGTGCAGCGAAGGGGCGGCTTATACATTACCATTCGCGTTTGGACAGCTTCCTCCTGAAAGGAGTTGAGAAGACCGGCGCGGCAGGTAAAAGAAAAGCTAAAAATAACAAGAGGGACCAGGGTAGCTGCGTTATGAATGTGCAGAAATCATTACAAGGATCATCAGAGTCGAATTCAATTGCTCGTGATGATCATAATTCATGTGGAATTCATTCAAATTTGTGGCAGCAGTGGCATTATGATTATGGTATATTCACTGTTCTAACAGCTCCtttctttctttggtcatcatatTCGGATCCAGCCAAAACAGAACATGTATTTGCTAATTCATGTTTTGATGAATGTCCATCGCCAACCGGGCATAGCTGCTTGCAAATTTATGATCCAAATAAGAAGAGGATCTTCATGGTGAAGGCCCCTCCTGACAGTTTCATTATTCAGGTCGGGGAATCTGCTGATATAATCTCTAAGGGGAAGCTTCGCGCAACCTTGCATGCCGTTCATAGGCCTGTGAAGTTTAACAATTTGAGCAGGGAAACTTTTGTTGTGTTTCTGCAGCCTGCATGGACCAAAACATTATCTACTGCAGATTATTCTCATGCAAAGTTGATGAAGGaatataatgatgatgatgatgatgatgatgaacagGTTGGGGAGGATAGATATAAACAACTGAGCTACGAATTTAAGAAAATCGTCCCCCCACTTTCATCGAGGTTGAAGGATGGGATGACTTTTGCTGAGTTCTCGCGCGAGACAACAAAGCAGTATTATGGTGGTAGTGGCTTGCAATCAAACAAATGA